The genomic region ATACTTTGTAAAATAAACTATCTACAACATGTGTAGTGGCTTGGGCTACTGGTGTTttgaatggtatttttttgAAGATGTTACGTCTGCTACGTCCCTTGCTCTGAACTTTAGCATTGTTTGTATTGCTCTGGACATTACAATTGGGCAGAGTGTTATTGCTGGATGAATTTGACCCTTTTGCTTTAAACCGAGTAGATCTGGTACTTTTACGAAGCTTTTTTTCTTCTGCGGTGGTAACAAGCCTACCTTCATTAGGGTCTTTTACATCTTtctgtgatttatttttaaattcctcaTTTGTTTTATCGAAATCAATAGAAGAAGCATTGATTTCAAACAAACATTTTGTATCCTTTTGCTGGTAACAGTCTTGGCAAATTTCACCTTCTCCATTCTCAGTTTGCCTCCAAAGAAGAGTTTCTGTTTTTTGGCACTCAATACATTTAGGCTCACTTTTATTAGGCATTTTGTTCAAGTTGTTCTacgcaaataaatttatatcgTGAATTATTGGACGAAGTCGCCAGATGTATTCTATATAGTTCGTCCTACAAAAATTGTAATGAAGGTGTGGATTAATCGATATGCGCAGCTAATATTTGTTTACACCACTCAAGGCGAATTTAATACCTGAGGGGGCGCCTTCTGAAAACCGCTACTTTATTCTTCGCGATTTTGTTCAAGTCCAATTGAGTACCATAGGTGGTGCcttcccaaaacagttactttgtttcttgcgattttgacaagtttgGCGTCAGTTCgctttccaatacaaaacaaacgaataaAGCAAACACAAGTAGgggaaattacatgtttgtgaaaattcagtgaatggctggctaatattgtgatttgtgagattttaactaaacaaactaatgcaaacgaagtgccgtgaaagttgaaattaatataaagcctccaaatgccgtttgtttgcatttttatgcGGAAGGTCCCGTTTCTAGAAATTGTGCGTGTGGTGGTTTCcgttgctttcgcctactcttccccttcacaaacaagtaattccccttcctttcgtttgtttattcatgggctctgGCGACACAGTGACTTCGGAAGGTGCAATTTCTTACTTTATCATTCTTGGTACACatccataagtaaaaacacttgCAGCTGATTGCCAAAAAATACCCACACATCCAAAACGCAATTTTATGTAACATGGTTACACAAAAAtcgaatcaaaaaatttaaaacaatgacGTAAACATTCagatatctttatatataagaATGAATGTTTGTGTCtttatgtcatcgatgaactcaaaaactactggaccgattattataaaagttggtatatatatgtatttttccacggagaaggtttttAGAATATGGCcattgatgccactcgccaggtggcgctgcagagtagcaacttctgccccgttgaACCGATggtcataaaaattagtatgaccatggatttttacacagaggaaacgaatatgacatgTTCATAGACAAGAAACATTatgtatcccacagcacttcaataaacatctATTTTAAGCTAAACTTTGCAAGgtccaattttttcgaaataaacaaaatcaaaaaaatggttaaaatgaactgaatatttgtgtactgatttttctttaaagttatttttcttaaatctattttagttgttggcgtagcaacgcgcgccgggtacagctagtttCTCATAAGAAGCATTATTAtagttaagaaatatattaaaaagatttgctattataaattttccaagtcaAAGATATTATTTGTTGATTGTTGTGGATATCCTATTGTTTCTAACGTtaccataaaaatttggtataacaaCCCCGCCAATACGCTCAAGCGAAAAGACTAAGAACTCACACCACCACATACTTGACTGCCTGTCAAACTCACATCAAGGGTGTCGGTCTAAAAACAGAAAGAAGAAGAGTGTGttttttacttgaatttttgTACAAGGTGTCTGTATTAAGGCGCATCTATACATAGAAGGGAGTGTTATTAAAGTATttggtttcttcttcttcacttcGCCTTCAATTTAGAAATGCCAGTGAAACGAAACGACGGAAAATTGTTGTTGTGTGGTGAATGCGCgacaaattaattttatctgTTTGCCAATTATTCCATTATTCTATTCTCTTTCCCTTGACATTTCTAATACAAAAACTGTGGTCGCTACATAGAGCCGGCTTGGTCGGTATGCACACTACTGCCATAGTTTCTTCGcttaaagaaaatgttaattGATTAATCTTcatttgtcttttattttttaatcttatcCAGTGGCTGTAAGGATTTTGTTGGATAAGACTTAACATAAGCATAATGAACGAAAAgaaattcttgaaaatatttattaatgatgAATGTTTGTAGGAGCaatatattgaaatataaataaaaataatatggtctcaatatttttacttgaaCATGGAACTGAAACTGTCATCACGTTTGGGCCACTGTaatcgcagatgggcgctctccaatcgttttcatcgagtctgacgtcaatataaattcaaaattctgccgtgggtagacaaacattttggtggcagaccatgggcattgcaacaggactcggcaccgtcccacaaatctcgagtgaaccaagaatggctaaaaaacatggCTCCGTtattcataacgtccacacaatggctctcaaattaaCCAGATGCAAAtatgatggattattctctttgggccattttggagagcaaggttcgaaagattcaccagtctcgaggcgct from Anastrepha obliqua isolate idAnaObli1 chromosome 2, idAnaObli1_1.0, whole genome shotgun sequence harbors:
- the LOC129239341 gene encoding GATA zinc finger domain-containing protein 1, producing the protein MPNKSEPKCIECQKTETLLWRQTENGEGEICQDCYQQKDTKCLFEINASSIDFDKTNEEFKNKSQKDVKDPNEGRLVTTAEEKKLRKSTRSTRFKAKGSNSSSNNTLPNCNVQSNTNNAKVQSKGRSRRNIFKKIPFKTPVAQATTHVVDSLFYKGSYLQVGDIVSLMDDKHNIYYAQIRGLLVDNYCEKSAFLTWLIPTQASPDPHDGFDPASYLIGPDEEISRKLSALQFIMHAPSNYYFDRTTPFPLPDAMEPDGKARGFIWTTLPEFERKVK